The Cannabis sativa cultivar Pink pepper isolate KNU-18-1 chromosome 8, ASM2916894v1, whole genome shotgun sequence genomic interval aattatataataatttatcaaATTATAAGAGTAAAAaagtatttattaaaaaatatttatctaaTAAAACATCAAGTAATAAAATTTTCTCCTTaggcaaaaaacaaaaaaaaaaaaaaaaaaagaaagaaaagtagtGAATGTAACTAATTAAATAGTTTAGGGTGCTTCTATAATGCACTCTCTTAAAAAAGATGTACTGATGCACCTTTTATCTGTTTCGGCATGCAAAAAAAGTTTTtagtccattttttttttctcatattcgtgtatgttataattatttaagatatcctaaaaaaatttgataaatttagaataatttacaatatataaagtaatgttcaaacaatctatttcatacgcgtataaaataaaatagtcatgcgcacaacacactgtttgaattttttttaaaatttcttaaaattttacataatgttttaaataattattatgtaaatgaccatgagaaaaaatttgactaaacaAATATTTCgaataccaaaataaataaaattatattagtaCATACATTTTAAAAGGGTATAATATAgaattttttaatagtttaatagttctaaaaaaaaactaaatatattaatatatttgtttctttttccttttttttttatacattgtCTTTCATTTTAAATACATTGCTTCTCACTTTAAATacatttcaataaaaaaataaaactagtaaaattataaaattatctctaaaaatatttatactatataAGTAAAGTACTATAAagtatcaataaataaaaatttattcttTTTAACATGTTACAATGTGAAAAGAAGTTACATAAGGGGTTACTAGAggttaaaatgacaaaaaatacCTTCTCCTACAGTAACTATATTTTGTCGCATTTGAGGTGTGTCACACCTCTACAAAATAACTCCCCAATAAATAAATATGGGATATGAGTTTATGAGTATCTCTGCCACCCGTTCTGGAAGTGGAAGGACACCCCATAGAGAAATGGCCCTTTATTTTTCTGTTTCACCATTTTCGTCGCTGAAAACATTACCTACCCTCCCTCAACTCTCGTCCGGTAAAGCCCCACGTGCCAAAACCACACTGCCGGCCGATCAATCACGCCTCCACCCCAATGTCGAAACTCGGAGCTCCGACCACTCTTTGCTTACTGGTTCGTCCTGCGCCTGCGGAAGAAGGGTCTTCATTAACGCAGCTGCCACATCTTTGCTTCCCATTTGCTCCGCCAAAGCTTCCCATTACACAGTACGATCTTTCACTCACAAGCTGTAATATCTATACATCTAACCTCAGATTTGCTTCATTTTACACAAGTTTTTGTATTTGTGTCAGTTCTACATTTTTACATATGTAGGATACGTTGAAAAAGATTCACCCTCCGAGGCCAGATTGGTATGAAGAATTCTATGCTTCAGTTCTGGATACGAGCATGAAATCTTATGAAGCTGAGGTGAGTTCCTAATTTGTCTGAATAGTATAATGTTTGAATTTTCTCCAACCCTCAATTTTGGGACAAGAATGAAATTTTTCCAGGATTGATTGTTTTGGTTGATGGTATATACATATTGGTAAGATTGCAGGTTACAAGTCTGAGCTGTTTGCTAATTTGAGAGGAAAGGCTGAAAGAGTGGTAGAGATTGGGATTGGGACGGGTCCAAATCTTAGGTACTATGGTGGAGATAAAGGTGTCCAAGTTTTCGGGGTGGATCCAAACAAAAAGATGGAGAAATATGCCAAGTCTTCCGCCATTGCTGCTGGTTTGCCGGTTCAGAATTTTAAGTTtatacaagcagtatgttcaaTTTGTCATCTGAAATTGCATTTTGTGTTTGTTTGTCTTAGCAATGGACCATAAGCTTTGTTTTTGAGACAGCTATATATGAAACTGTTATATCTTAAATATGTGACTATGTGAACTTGTGAAGTAGGACCAATGGACCATCCCTACTTCTTACTAGCTTTCTAACccaattatttaattatcaatAGTATAAATAATAGTTTACATACCAAGATTGCAGCAGCAAGTTAGTGCTGTCTTCCTAGCTTATATATCCCAGCACTTTTTGACTTTTTATGTTACATTACAATCTTTtcttaattaagttgattttaaatgTCCATCAAAtctttaaatatcattaccatAGTTGTGGTGAAACAGCAAAACCAGTTATGGGATAGACCATAGATTTTCTCAGTAATGCcttttttggtttaaaaatttgCAAATACATTGAAACATATTAAAGCTCTTTTCCATTGGATATGTATGACTAATACCTGACATAGTTTGTTTATTGCATTTTACTTTTTCCTTTGTAATAACTTCATCTGCACAACTTGTCTTATCTTATCATAATAATgtagacaaaaaattataaaatggtATCGGTTAGGTTTAAAGGTAACTAACCAACCTTGTAGGATTTGCTTATAAAACAGTCGGGGGGGAATAAGGGAAACACAGAAAACTTGGCTCTGCTAGTTAAGTGACAGTTTTCATTTTGATACCCACGAGGGAGAAAAGCCTTAGATTATTTGGTTTTGAAGTGAATCTTTATTCTGATGGCAAGAGTCATTCTGAAGAAAACAGAAGTTTGATGTCCATAGATGAAGTCGGTTCTGAAGCTGAGCATACTGATGCGAAATCAGATGGTTCAGTATGTCAGCTAGAACAAAAGAAGCATAGATGTGAGTTCTGTCACAGAGACTTCATGAACTCACAGGCACTGGGAGGCCACCAGAGTGCACACAGGAAGGAGAGGCTAAAGAAAAAGAGAATGCTACTACAAACTAAGAAAGCCAAGCTTTATCCTCAACCAATGCTATAtagatttttcttcttctaagtTAGCTTTTTACAGAGAGCCTTTCATTAGCTTCAACTCTTCAGATCAAAATCAAGTCTAGATATATAACACCTCCGGCCCTGTGTTGCTAGTTGGTCTCATGTTTCAGTTCCTTGTCGTTTACAATAGTTTTCAACTTTCCAAATATCATGTGTTATGTAATTGATAGTTACTGAAACTATTAtgtttggctgaaataaatgaaagGTAGATTAGTGATTGACAGTGACATTGTTGATCACTGAACTCAaatagtcaaaaaaaaaattcaatctcaGATCTTATTCTCAAGCAAAGAAGATCCCAACTTCTAAGTCTTCAGATGTTGTGTCTGATAAGTTAAAGGACGAGAAGTTGAACCAATATGAGGAATCACTTAGAACAGTCGTGTATTTTAGCTGTTGGGGTTCCAACAATTGAGGCCCCTTTTTTGTGCAATATATTATCTCAATTTTTAGTGCAATACATACATGGATGAAATCACTTGATTTCCTTTCAAAGATTGAGCATAATTCCATTTAGAAGTTTACTAATCATGACTTGAAAACCGGTTTTGGGACTGTGGCTTACCTAGATCTATGCACATTATTAAGGGGTCAAGCAGATACCTCCGGGCAGAGCTTTCTGATAGAATGAAACACATCTTTAATCCATGACTTTGGACTCCTCATTGCCATAACTAATTGGATTTCTGCTTAGGGGGAGAATTATCTCAATTCAAGCAGTATGCTCAATTTGGTGTTTGGTACTGCATTTTGTGATGTGGTTATTTGAGCATTTTCTCACCAACTTTGTGTTGGAACAACTATATATGAAAATGTCAGCTTAGATTTGTGACATGGTTGAGTCATAGTAGGGATTTGTTATTCATCATTCAAAATGTTACAGGTTGGCGAGGCTTTACCACTAGCCGATGCTTCTGCTGATGCCGTTGTTGGAACACTTGTATTATGCTCTGTTGGTGATGTTAACTTGACCTTAAAAGGTAATAAAGCTTGTAGCACagagtggtttttttttttattattttatcattattGTTAGGTAATTACATGAGTTTTGAATTAATAAAGTGAAATATTTACTTTCTTTTTAGAGGTGCAGAGAGTTCTCAAGCCAGGTGGACTTTATCTCTTTGTGGAGCACGTAGCTGCAAAAGGTTAATAGACTTGAACTTGTAATTAACTCAGCTACCACATGCAAGCTTTTATTATAATcaattgtttttgttttcttcttcaaatgtAGAAGGAAGCTCACTGAGATTCATACAGAGCATTCTTAACCCTTTGCAAGAGACTGTTGCTGATGGGTGTCACCTGACAAGGGAAACTGGAAAGCACATATCAGAAGCTGGATTTTCAAATCTGAAGCTCAGCctcactttcttatctaatgccTCGCTCATAAACCCTCACATCTACGGAATAGCTTACAAGTAAATAGCAATACCTGCAATTTTCACCAAGCCATGCCCATGTCATGCAATTCAAAGTAACAATTAACACATAAAACTATTATTTATACTATTGGGGGTTCATATTAAGTTTGGTCAGGTTGAAGGGTTAATCAATTGTAGGCCtatatattttgaatgtatACAAGTAAATTTATATATTGACAAATTTACATCCTTTCCTAGCAAAGAAAAGGTTGTGGGGAAAGTGATATTATATACATAGTAatgattgttgttgattttgtaAAGACTAGTGTTGAAAAGGGTTTGTTCCTTTCCCTTGTATCTCTTCTGTGGACAGAGTAAGATGAGAGAAGACAAAGCCTTATGGGGGTTGGGTCGGGGTGTATTGATGATAACATAATGTAATGTTCTTCAACTTTTATTATTTGTCACTCCCCCGAAAAAGCTTTTTCTCTCTGGAACACTCTGGTAGGTATGAGAACACTCTTCTCGTTTGATCATGTTTTGGTCCCTGATATGGGAATTTTGGTCCACCCATACTGTTCATGTGGTGGTTTTCCCTCTCCAGGTTTGTTGATTAGGTGTCTTCTAGTAATTAATATAGGTATTAATTTCTCTGCATCTCTGGGTATTTCTCTCTCCAATCTCATTTGTTTTATCTGGAACATTTATTGCATTTGGTATCATTTCCTTCCTCTCATCTTCTCCGATAGTCATTTCTCATTAAGTTTCTGCCATTTTTGCATTAAAAACTATCCTTTCACCTTCTATTTTTCCATTGGAAACCGTAAGATGGAGGCGGATGAAGATCATCAAAATCTTTCCCTAATGAGGGCTACTTCAGCTAATGCTAGGGTTATGATTATGGATTTCTCAACAGTCATTTCTAGGGGATATTGGTTTTATCTATATAAGGCAAGAACCAGGTATAATTTTCTATCTTTATCAATCCTTCACTTGTTATCATTATCTCGTTTCTTGTACTCTTTGCTTTTTAGTATCATGGATGAATTTCTGAGTAGTGTGTCTAGTGCTCTTGTCTTACCTGCTGATGAAAACACTGTCTTCACTTATCATGCTAACCCCCCTAGTGATTTTCCAACCCCCATTAGTTTGCTGCTTAAATTACACACTGTCCGACCTTACAATAGGCCTTCCCTTATGAAAACTCTTTCTGGAATGTGGTCATCGCTTTGTCGATTCCCTGTCTGTGTTTCTGAACATGCAGATGGTCTGTTTATGGTTACTTTTGGATGCGAAGGGGATAAGGGTAGAGTCCTTGAAGGCCAACCTTGGCACTTTGCACAAAGTATAACTGTCTTTGCTGCCCCTGATCTCTCATTTCCTATCACCCCTGATACTCTGCACTATGTGCCCTTTTGGGTGCAAGTGTATGGTATTCCTTTCATGTGTAAATCTTATGAGCTTGCTAGGTTTATTGCTTCTGAAGTTGGGGATCTTATTGAAGTGGATAGGGGCACTGTTAGAGAGGGTACTGGGCCTTATCTTAGGTTAAGAATCCTTTTAGATGTCAATCTGCCAATTCGTAGGGGAATGAACATCAGGTTTATTCGAATGGGAAGGGAATTCATTAAATGGATTGACTTTAAGTATGAGCGTTTACCCGATTTCTGCTTTTACTGTGGTCGTCTTGATCACACCAAAAAGTATTGTCATGCTTTTTTGCAAAAGTGTGACGAAACTATGGCTGAGCCTCTTTGTCCTTACAATATTCTGCTTAGGGGAAAAGAGAAAATTTCTGACAAGGGTGCTCCTTTTCAGTACCCTCACCCACCTGCCATGACCATGCTAAATGTTCCTCCTGTCAATCTTAGTATGTCTGCTAGTGGCTCCTTGGATCTTCCTATTAGGTTTCCTTCCTTCCTCAATTTCAACACTGCCTCTACCTTTCCATTTACACAGACCCTGCCAACCACTGGCATTATGATGCCAACTCCTTTTAACCCAAATGTGCGTGAGATGATTCCTCCTTTCAATCGGTCTGATCTTAGTTTGTCTCTAAGTAACTCTGCTTTTAGTCCTTATACCACTGATTCTGTGATTGTAACTGCCTCTGCTCCTATGGTTAGCTCTGAGCTTCAGTTGGGAGGCTTTCAGCCTCAAGTCTCTGTTGCATCTGCTCAGGATGGGAATGTTTCTCTTCATTCCAATCCTATGGAGATGGAACAGGGTGCCTATAGGAACCAGCCTGACTGCTCTGTTCGTGGTAAGGGATTGGCCTCTGCTTCAGGGGTCAAACGACCTTCCTTCCAGATGCATCAAGCTGTTGTTGGTGGATCCTTGCGATCTACCTTGAAGAGAGCTCGAGCTGGAGACAGTGATGATAGTTCCTCTGCTGCAACTTCTGAACCTGAACAGGCGGGTGATGCTGAGCACACCCGCCCAGAAAAATGAGTTTATTGAGCTGGAATGCACGTGGTTTGGGGAGTACACGTGCATTCAGACGGCTCTCCCTTTTGGTGAAAAAGCAGCAGCCTTCTCTCCTTTTTTTGATGGAAACTAGACTTTCTGTCCATGCAATGGATAAGTTTAGAGTGGGTCTTTCTTTTGCTCATGCTTTTGAGGTCCCTAGGAAGTTTTTTGGGGGGGGACTTATGTTGTTATGGAAAGACTGTTTagatgttaatattattaacttTTCTTGTAACCATATAGACTGTATTATAACTTTTCCTGATAATGACACTTTTCATTTTACTGGTTTTTATGGCTCACCTGATGTTTCTCAACGTGTGTTTACTTGGGAATTGCTTGATAAAGTTTATTATAATGCTCCGAACCTCCCTTGGCTTATCATGGGGGATTTTAATAGCTATCTTTATTATAGTGATAAAATTGGTAGTGATCATTATAATCTTGTAAATATGGATAATTTTTCTGCTTTTTTAAGTAAGTTTCATTTATCACCCCTTCCTTTTATAGGTAATAAATATACTTGGAATAATAATACTATTTTTGAAAGACTGGATTGGGCAATTGGTTCTGATTCTTGGCTTAATTCATTTCCTTCGGCTGTTCTTTATCATTTACCTTATTATGGTTCTGATCATAGAGCTCTGAAAATTATGGTTAATCAAAATGTATCAAACTGTAATCTTCATATTCCTAAGCGATTTCACTTTGAAAATATTTGGCTTGAAAATCCGGATTTCTATACCACCCTTAATAGTGCCTGGTCTCATAATGATTCAACATTAGGTGCTTATCCTAGGTTCCTTCATTCCCAAAGAGCTTCTATTGATTCTCTTACTTCTTGGGGCAAGTCCATTAGACAAGACTTTAAGCTTCGTATTTCTTATCTTCAGCAGGATATTGAGAGACTTCAGTCTTCTCATCATAGAGATAGGGATGCAATTTCTTATATTAAACATGTTCAATCTCAACTTGATGCTCTCTTATATAAAGAAGAGATTTATTGGCGACAAAGGGCTAGAGTTAATTGGCTTAGAGCTGGGGATAGGAATACAACTTTCTTTCATAGATATGCGTCGAAGAGAAAGCGTAATAATGCTATTCCTTTTCTTAGAGATGATAATGGTAATGTTGCTAGTAACTTAGATGATTTGAGTGCCTTTGTTACTTCTTACTTTGAAGATCTTTTCCACTGTAATGGTTGTGATACGGAGGCTGTAACTCAAATCTTAGATTGTCTTGGTCCACCTTTAGAGGAAATGGAGATTGATTTTTTGCAGCAGCCTTTTACTTTTGAGGAAGTTAAAAAGGCTGTGTTCCAGCTCTCTGGAGATAAGGCCCCTGGTCTTGATGGACTTAATGCTTATTTTTATCAAAAGAATTGGGACACTGTGGGTAATGATTTAGTGAATGCTGTCCTGGATTGTCTAAATAATGGTGTTGATTTTTCTGAGGTTAATTCTACTTTGATAGTCCTTATCCCTAAAAAAAAGAGGGCTAGATCTCTTAAAGACTTTAGACCGATTAGTCTTTGCTCCACTTTCTATAAGATTGTTTCTAAGGTCTTAGCAAATAGGTTGAAATTGGTTCTTCATAAAATCATCTCCCCTTTCCAGAGTGCTT includes:
- the LOC115701029 gene encoding uncharacterized protein LOC115701029 — protein: MGYEFMSISATRSGSGRTPHREMALYFSVSPFSSLKTLPTLPQLSSGKAPRAKTTLPADQSRLHPNVETRSSDHSLLTGSSCACGRRVFINAAATSLLPICSAKASHYTDTLKKIHPPRPDWYEEFYASVLDTSMKSYEAEIAGYKSELFANLRGKAERVVEIGIGTGPNLRYYGGDKGVQVFGVDPNKKMEKYAKSSAIAAGLPVQNFKFIQAVGEALPLADASADAVVGTLVLCSVGDVNLTLKEVQRVLKPGGLYLFVEHVAAKEGSSLRFIQSILNPLQETVADGCHLTRETGKHISEAGFSNLKLSLTFLSNASLINPHIYGIAYK